From Strix aluco isolate bStrAlu1 chromosome 5, bStrAlu1.hap1, whole genome shotgun sequence:
CCAGGTGGACCTGGAGGGGGGATGTTTGGCCTGTGAAATCTGTGGGGTAGGTTGGAGGGTGTTGGCATATGGGTGAGTGGGCAGAAGGATAGGTGGTGTCATGGGCTGGAGTGATGGAAGACCAGTGGAGAGAGGTGTGTGACACGCGGGGAGATGGGGAGAGCGGGAGCCCCGTAGAATGGAGCTGCAGAGCAAGCAGGGCTGTGGATTGtgggagggtggatggggaaAAGAGCGTAGTAGCTGGATACATAAAATTAGTGAACAAATGCGTGGTAGAAACAATGAATTCCTAGAAGGAAAAGAAGTGGGTGGGAGAATAAGTGCAGACTAAGAGGATTTCCACTACTTGGAGCCCTTGTACGCAGGCACCCGTGCCAAAACCGTATTCCAATTTACACTCCATGTTGCctcctgtgtgtctgtgtctgtgcttTACATCGCTTTAGATCAGATGGATAAAAAAGTTCAATCTAAAAGTGTCCTATTTTAAGTTAatcctcagaaataaaatgaaaccatcTCCCCAGTAAACTCCCTGTGGCTACAGCCCAGGCAAGGCAGCAGCCCGGGagctcagcagagcagagaggtgccTGTGAAGGGTGCCTGtctcctgcagagctctgctccttCGTGCTGGTCCAGAGAGATGGGGCTTGCCCTGACAtgtctcctgcctccctccctgccaggtGTTCTCCATCGTGGTGTTTGGCTCCATTGTCAATGAAGGGTACGTGAACCGCCTGGACGAGACACAAGAGCACTGCATTTTCAACCGCAATCGCAATGCTTGCAACTATGGCATTACCGTGGGTGTCCTCGCCTTCCTCAGCTGCCTTCTTTACCTGGCTCTGGATGCCTACTTCCCGCAGATCAGCAGCGTCAAGGACCGCAAGAAGGCAGTGCTCTCAGACATCGGAGTCTCGGGTAAGTTTCCTGACTGATTGGCCATAGTGCCCCCCTCCTCCACTGGCAATGGAGAGGGACAGAGCTTCTGCCACCTCACAGGCCAGGTTCCTTACTCTCTCAggcctctctcctttcttctgatGCCTCTCTGCTGTTCTCTATAGGCGTAGCTCAGGGGGCCCTTTAGGATCAGCAGGCCTTGCCTCCCTGCATGCTTGTGCTTGATACAGCCAAGTGTTGATGCCTCTGGAGGTGGTACTTCCTTCTTTTCCAGCTCCAGGTGATTGAACCCTctatattttaacataaaaaaacatTGTGGGTTTCATGCAGGCTGACTAAACCAGTCCTCCTAGGTTACCTGGAATTCCCCATAAGAATAGCTGTGCAGGACCTCATCCAGCCTTGAGGCTTATTCTAACTTATAGTCAGATTTCTCCATCCCCAGCAGAGTGTTGAAATGACAGACAGAGTGATGGTGCATGTGTACGTGCATGTGTCACACCAGTCAGCAGCATCATGAGGAGGTGCTTTGCTCTCGTGCTGTGATCCTGAGTCACTCTCCTGGCTTACTCCGGCCATACAGACAAAATTCTCCATGTCAGAATCTGCCCACAGTTTGTCGAGTGGAGTGAGGGCAGGATCAGGTGCAGCATCTGAACTTGTTTAGGACTTCTGGCTTGCAACTTTGTTCACGGTTAGCCCCTTACCTAGCAGTCCTGTGTACAGCTAacaagagaaggggaaggggaaggactGAGCCTGGTTTTTGCTGCCACTTAGGAATGCCCATTTCCCTCACTGCCAGGTATCTGGTTGTGCCTGGCAAAGAGGCTGAGTCCCACTACTCCCCACCAGCTGCCAGTCTGGACTCGGGGCTCCCTCCTACCTTCACCCCTTTCCTGAGGGTGCAGCATGTTAATGATCCTTCAGCACCTTTCTTCAGCATGAGTCCCTTAGCCTGTGCTGTCCTGAGCAAAAGCTGGTCCTCATGCAACTGCAGGCCAGCTGCTTCCCACTCTTCTGCAGCTCCCTTGGAAGGAATTGCTCTTCGCTTGTCCTTGCAGGACAGGGTTGCAAAACAATGGCTGTTTCAGAGAGCCCAGGTGATCGCTCCTGTACTGGAAGCCCTTCAGGCTCCCTCCCAAGGCCAAATGCAGGTCCTGTGATCAATCCCAACACAAGCAAATGAACTCTCCTGAGGTACTTTCTGCAGACACCTATTGTCACCTTGACAATTTAGCCGTCAGCGAGCCTGCCAGCTGCACAGGCTGCGCAGTCAGAGTTTGGCTCAGTCTGCAACATGCTGGTGGGTCTCATAGGGTTGAAGTTTACAGAGAAACATGATGTGTTTATGTTCTGTTCACACATACCATCTTGAtgtctctccccttcccctttggCATGCTGGTGGTGGTCCATCCCAGCCTTTTGGGCATTCCTCTGGTTCGTTGGCTTCTGCTTTCTGACCAACCAGTGGCAAGCTTCAAAAGAAGAGGACAACCCAATGAATGAGGGAGGAGATGCAGCCCGAGCAGCCATCACGTTCTCGTTCTTCTCCATCTTCACCTGGGTGAGTATAGCAGCCATGATGTTGGATCAAGTGTCCTCTGCGCTGCATTAGCTTGTGGGGAATGGAAGGTGACTGGCTAAGAGTGATTCCCTCTGAGATCGCAGTTCACATGGCttctgagaaggaaaagcaggaggGGAGGTGTTTAGGAGGCAAACTTGGGAAACAAGGACTCAAAATCTTACATGGAAGAAGGTGCTAGAGCATTAATAAGCACAATGGGAAAGGGTCCCATATCCCAGTAAGGAGTGTCCTTGACAAACCTCTAATACGACCTTGGACAAGCCAGCTCCCCAGGCATCATCCTCCCTGTGTGTCAGAGGACTTTCGCATCATTTTCACCTCACAGACACTAAGCAGAGAAGGGAGCTCCAGGCCGGGGATTGTACCCATCTCCCTCCCTGCTTTGCTCCCATCACGTGAAATGTCGTCAGTGGCCACAAGAGGCTTCGATTGGTGTCCCTCTGCACCATCCGTCTGCACCCATGACTACAGCCTCACTGGGTCACCTTTTAGGAAGGTGATGGTGCTGTCTCTTAAGACTACCCTTTCCCCAGCAGTTCTTTATTGCTAGCTTCCTGGAAAAACTGTGGTATGCAATATAAATATCCCCCACAATTTCCTTATGTCTCTGAAAGCAGCAAGCCCAAGTCATTTTTGTCTGAAGTGACAGGATAGTGCCAAGCAGGAAAGCATTTTAGGCCAGTCTCCATGTGTAAATCCCTGTGGTTttatttcctcccctcccctcccctcccctcccctcccctcccctcccctcccctcccctcccctcccctcccctcccctcccctcccctcccctctcctctcctctcctctcctctcctctcctctcctctcctctcctctcctctcctctcctctcctctcctctcctctcctctcctctcctctcctctcctctcctctcctctcctctcctctcctctcctctcctctcctctcctctcctctcctctcctctcctctcctctccctcccctcccctctccctcttcctcccctcttcctcccctcttcctcccctcttcctctcctcttcctctcctcttcctctcctcttcctctcctcttcctctcctcttcctctcctcttcctctcctcttcctctcctcttcctctcctcttcctctcctcttcctctcctcttcctctcctcttcctctcctctcctctcctctcctctcctctcctctcctctcctctcctctcctctcctctcctctcctcgccCTCCCCTCTGTGGGCCTTTACCTTGGGTGGGGGCCAGGTAGGAAGACTGCTGTAAGACAACAAAGCTGTCAGAGAGGAAGGGGGGCTGCAAAGGGTTGTGCAGCCAGCACCCTCGCCTGGGTGACACCAAGCAGGGGCAAGGGacagcagtgtgtgtgtgtcccccacgaGCTGTGTCCTGCACTCAAGTGCTGCTGAGAGCCCCTTGCAAGCCCCAGCAGAAAGTGTGACAAGGAGCAAGGCTTTTGCAAGGGGTGCCTCAGGACCCTTTTTGAGGTGCCACCACCTGCAGTGGTCCTCCCTCAAGTATGGGCTTGCAAGTGGCTATAGGCATCCTCTTCCCCCGGTTCCTTGGGGTTTTTATTTCAATCAAATACTCTGGTTTGCTCTTCCTTATTGATtctcctccccacacccctcTCTCTCCTCACAGGGCTTCCTCACATTTCTGGCTTTCCGGAGACTCAGAGACATTACTTTTCAGGAAGAATATAACACCCTATTCCCTAACTCCCCATCCTTGCTGCCTTAGTGCCCCTTGCTGATGGGGGAATTTGGGGGAAGGGGTGGACAGGTGCAGCTGGAGGAGGTTACTGAGCAGAGACAGTTCCAACGCCCCAGCCATGGGTGTGTGGTCACTGCAGGGCATGGGGTGGGAAGACATGGGCCACTGAACTGGTGTGGGGTTGTCCACTGAATGGGAGATCTCCCTCTGGGGAGTTGGAACTGGcaatttcttctcctcctctgctcccttctctccctcACCCAAACCCTAACTAATTCTGCATAACACCACTGTGCCTTTCTTTTGATGACTGCGCAGACCTAATACTTCAGCCAGGAGATGCCCTCTGCCCCCACCACTTTATCTATATCTCCTCCATTTCTTTCCAGCCCTCATTCCCCAAAAACCTCTCCCCCCATCATCTGCTAGACTGCTCACCTCTATCAGGGATGCTCTAGGACAATGAGCCATGTCTGCTGGGGTCTGTGATGTGAACCCCATGCCTGGGCTCCCTCAGTCCACTAAAGGGTGTCCTGCCTGCAGtgcctggggcaggaggcagcagtacGCTTGCTAAccatcctctgctgctccttcccaaggtctgtgctgcagcactgtGCAGGTGTTGGGTGCCCACTACCTTGCTACTCCGTGTCAAATCATGCTCTCCGTCCTGGCCTCTGCAGGCGAAATGGCTGTGTACATCCAGCCTGGCAGACAAACCTTTTGCAGTGTTGCTGAGGCAGATTGCCTTCccaggggcaggaggggctgaGTGGGATAACCACATGCCAACTGAGCCTCTGTGCCCTGTGCCACGTCGGTGAAACCCAACCACTGGGCAGGAGGTGCCCAGCATACCCCTTGCAGAGGGGAGCCCAAGCAGGCTGCACCCAGCCAGCTGGGCTCGCAGCCatccctgcccagccctcctctctcccatcGAGCTTGTGCTTTCCGTGGGGCAGCCTGAACCTCCATGCTCTTGGGGGCGTTTCACCAGGCAAGCCTTGCACACTAATCCGTAACCACTACTAACCccacttttgtttgtttctcttttttggtATgttccccctctctttctcccctcccctctctgcttcccatcttttccctccacctcctcccttaAAGGTGGGCCAGGCATTCCTGGCGTATCAGCGTTTCCGGCTGGGTGCCGATTCGGCCCTCTTCTCCCAGGACTACATGGACCCAAGCCAGGACTCCGGCATGCCTTATGCTCCGTACACGAATGATGAGGATGCTACAGATGCAGTGGGGACGTAccagcagccccctccagcaGATGCTTTCGACACTGAGACACAGGGGTACCAAACGCAAAACTACTGAGCCACCGATgaccctttccctttccctttcccttctgcccACTTTCCCACTGCCGGCAGAAAGCCGAGGCACAAACCAGACATGTGCATAGTGGCACAAGAGATGGCTCTCAGCTATGCTCCAGCCTTCTGGgtcatctgtttttatttattgtttttaaaaaaggaaaaaaaaaagaaaaaaaggtttccCCAtcacctcttccttttcttcccctgcaaAACTACCTGCCAGAACCAAATTCTTCCAAAATCTGTCACTGCATTGTGACAGGAAggtcccccctcccctcctctccctcctgccttgcTGTAGAGTGCAGAGTCTGGCCGGTGGGCAGGAGAGGGGCTACGGCaccagcagggcagggaagggggtgTTGGAGGTGAAAGGGAAGGAGTGAGAGGGATCAGGGACCTTCCTGGAAAAGACAGTGTCACTAAAGGCTGGAGTAGACATGGGAGCATCCGAATTGGGGCGGAGGGCCTGGTGGCTCAGGGAGGGGGTCAGTGTTGGAGTCAGTATGCAGGAGTGCAAGGCTGgaggggggggctggaggggagtcGGAACAGCATCCCCAGTGCAAAGACAGGAGGGCTTTTCTCTGCCACATGCTAGTGAGGGAGGTGCTTTATTTTTAGAGGGTCTGGGGAGAAGTGGTATTGGGGGGGTGGCACAAAGAGATaaaatgggaagggaaggaggaagatttGCAGGTGCAATCAAAAACCACAGGCATGTCTGTAGGTTACAGCAAGAGActtggcagagcagaggggcagtgCCATGAGAGTcactccttccccagcccccttGGACTGAGGTGGAGGTGGTTCCCCTTGCCTGTATGTCCTGCTTACCACTCTTCTCAGAGCAGTGTTTGGTGAGGTGGGAGGGGAGCCATGCCCTGGCCCCCAGACGCAGTGCCTGTGGGAGGAATGACAGTGGAGGTGGGCTTCTAGGGGGCCCTGAGAGCCCTCGCCCCCAGCTGGTCTGGTTCGAGGGGGAGAGGAGAGCTTTGCCATTTCACCCTgggcaggaggagaagaagaaagccAGTTTCGCTCCTCAGGTCCTGCTGAACCCTCCTCCATTCCTCTGCTACCACAGTGCAAAGCCTCTTGCTGACACCATCTTTGTAGCGCACAGGAATGGAGCAAGACACCCCCTGGAAAGAAATACTGCTGCTGGAATGGCCAGCATGCATTTGGCTCTTGCACAGGGGTGCAACCAAGTGGGGAAAGGTCCTGCCCCGCACAGTTGTGCTTTGCCTCCCACTCAGATGGGGAGAAGGTCTTGGTGTGAAGAGAATTGGTTGGGCCAGACTGAGCTCTCTGAAAACTGGTCTTACTCTACTTTACATAGACTATGTATTAGTGCATCTTCCTGTGGCATCTCAGATCCTGGCTGTCTTTAAAGCCTCACCTAGGTGGCAGTAGTGACTCAGATACAGCTCGTATGGGCATCATTCCACACTCATGATTTTGGTTCAAGTAAAGACAGCTGTGGAAGCACTCTTTACTCCAGGATAGAAGTAAGGTCTATGTGTGAAGACAGTCCCTAAAGGGAAATGATTCAGCAATAGCCACTGGGACAATTCTCCCCAGCACAGACATCTCTCAGAGCACAAGAAATGgggtatgccttgcagcagtgaGGAGCTCCACCCAGGCAGCCACCCTGCTCCACCCAACACAGGCTCCAGTAGCAGGGATCAGGAGCAGATCCAAAATCTATAGGTGCTCCCCCAAGCGCCCAGCCTATTCCTCGTAGCACCTTTAGGAGTCTTGAGGAGGTCTGGCCTGTGGTTGTGTGAACATCTCATCTGGAGGACACTGAGGTTACCagtccttcccctcctcccagtGCAACTCTCCTCCGGCTGCCCCACAACGATGGGGAAGGGGTAGAAACTGTAGAGCTGCAGGCCCCAAGAGGGAAGGGGGGCAGTTGTTCTCCGCTGTATATAGGCACCGTTTCTACCTGCTCCTACCAGCAGACTTGTGCTGCCGATGGCTGTCCCCATGGCTTGTCCTCCCCATGGCTTTCCCCCCCTTGCTGGTGGTTAACCACTGGTGAGGACGGGAGAGGGGGACCAGCTTAGCTCTGTGGACGCGCTGGGAGGGACTGGGCACACATCCCTTGCTCTGTGGCTCTAAGCGAAAGCAATACTGTAAATAGGAGGGGGAATTTGGAGGGAAGCCCCTTGGGCTTCATTTTCTGTGGGCTCAGCCTAATATTTAGGCTTGGCAGGGGGTTACCTTATTGAGAGAGGTTTGTTATGACCGTGGTTGTGGGGGGAGCTCCCTCCAGCCCGCCTTTCTCACCATGGAAGTGGAAAGAATGAATGATAAGGTGGAGGAGGATAAAAACTAGTTGTACTCACCCAGACTCATCTGTGTCATCCTTCATGCtttggtttggggagggggggaccaagaggaggaggaggctatAAATAACCATCCCTCAGCTCAAAACTGTGTTGTACTTTTTGGGAGGAACTGCCCATCACCTGTCCCCTCTCCTTGGTGAGGGGGCGAGGGACCAGGTGCATGAGGAAAGGTATGGACCATACATGGCGGGGGGGAGTCTACCTGGGGCTCTCTTTTGGGGTGTAGCACGGAAACTTCTTCCATGCCATGCCCCTTCTCCCCTCAGTTACATAAATGGCTAAACACCATTTGGGGCTCACTAATGAGTAAGCTTTTCTTTAGCCTCTTTGGCTTGCTTCCCTCATGTAACCAGCTGATGGGCTCTGGTGAGCTTGAGGTAAGAATTAGCCTCCCTCTCAGAGCCAGCACTTCAGTGAGACATGAGCCAGGTGGCTTCATCCTGGGTTACTGCCCATCTTTCTGTCCCCTTTCTCCTTGCTTGTTGTCGTAGGAAAGGCATTGGTGTGGCAGGGGACACTACCACAGTAGATACTCGGGCAACTTCTTGCTTTTCTCATGAAAGAAGACATACCCTCCTTGGGCTGACATGCTTTCAGCCTTTGCAGTGGAGGGTTGGTTACAGACCTGGGGGTGGGACTCTCCTTGTTTGCATGTAGCTCTTCAAAACACAATTTCCAGTGGCATTTGGCTGGTTCTGCAGCTGATGAGAGATACAGACCTACCCAAAGTGTTGGTTATCTTATCTGAGGCGCTTCTGATAAGGTGTTGCCTATTTCTGGTGATCATAGGCAAGACCTGAGCAGCTGGCTGGAACATGTCCCTTTAGATCCTAAATGTGGGTGAGATCAGCCTCACTCTAGGCATTAGGAGAACAGAGGGAAGGCTGTATAAGCAAAATGATAAGGcagctttcttcctcctctaccaTTTGTCCAGATTACAGAGAATTACGCATCCCCTGTTGAGAGCAATGGCCCCTTGATGTCTTCTTATTTTATAAAGCCCCCAAGTAAGGGACTACTCTGTGGAAGCAGGAGCTGTGAAGGGCAAAGGGATGATGAAACGAAACTTTGCCCCAATTCTACCTGTGGCTTCAAGTCTCCTGACGTGTCCCCATCCCCGGCTCACCTGCGTCCCCACCATGCTGTTCACCACGCCTCATCACGCACCCTTCCCCTCCGCGTTATTCCTGGCAGTTCCCTCAGCGGGGGAGGCGTCTTTGTCCCTGCACCCTCACAAGCACTTGGGAGGACCCGGGAAGGCAGCATCGTGGGGTGGTTCCCACAGGAGTCTTGGCTCTGGTCCCCAGAGCAGGTACAAGGCAAGAAGCCCAGCAAGGCCACCTCACGCAGCAAGTCCAAACCATCCATCCAGATGACTCCCTGCTGCCTGCGTGGCATCTGTAACACCACCTGGGCtgccctgccccttcccctgaCACATTACTGCCTGTGTAtagtatatatattatatatatatatttaaaaagatgtaTAATATAAAGCTATACATATATACGTATATACGATGACTCATGGATGGCCTGCCGCATACAGGATCCCCTGAGTGGTCTTGTCTAAGCCTGAGTGTTCCTtcacccctcctccccctccacccctTGCCCCCGTCCGTTCCGCAGTCCAACTACAGCGAACCCCGCCACCTTGACACCTGTGTTTACAATGTCCTATATATTTGTGGTTAACAAAGTGAAGGTGGTAACTACTGGTGTCTCAATAAAGTTATGACGTTCAAAATAACCAAACTATATGGAAGAAAAtggtctggattttttttctttggggaggGATGTCTTTTTTAGCTCAGTTTGCTATGAGAGCACAGATTCTGTGCTCCTGCACAGCTGGACAGCAAGTTTAGTGACAAGTGGTGGCTTGAATGGAGGAAAGAGACCTGAAGAACTGCCCTTATTGAGATGATGTATTTCAGGGGGAGCTAATGGTTGCTTGTTTTGCTTGGCCTAAGTTTCAAATCGCACACACCGTCAAGTGTCTCTTACCTAATCAGTAGGAAATCATGAGAAGGAGCTTGACATGCCATATTAGAAGTGGACCCTCATTGTAAAAGGGATATGGCTATATGAAGTGTGGATGGAGGACATACAGGAATATAGGATACAAACCtatatgaaaataaacatctgcATTTCCACACCCAGGGAAGCAGATTTGTTTATTCCTTTGATGTGTCGTTACCTCTATTCATCTATGTGTGACCATTGCTTGGGTGTCTAGCATAGtacacattttcaaaacataatcAAGTACTGGGAAACGAGAGCTCTCGGGGAACTGCCAACAGTGGGTGTCAGGAATTGGTAGCCCACCATTGAGAAGGATCTCATTTCAATGGgctctgcaataaaaataaaattcaaaatccCATCCCATGCCGACACTTAGTTAAAGCTTCCTTCTCATTCCCTTTTAATGAGGCTGTCACCCGGTACCTGAGTATCACATTTCCCAACCCTTGTGCAGTTTGGGAGCAGTAAGCAGGGGCACGTGACGGTGAACAGGCTCTATCCATTCCTCTAACTGTCTCCTCTCAGGGACACAACTAAGCACAAACACGCTGTAGCTTCACATCAGATGATACGCCAAACTGTTGATAGACCCATCTGTTTCTCAATTAATCTTGTTTGGACAAAGACCCTTCCTACAGTCCCAGCTTTTGGGGTGGAAGTGTGGAGATACCAAGCCCACAGAAGGGCAATTGTCTGTGTTGGCGGCAGGTGGAGTTAAAAACGTGTGAGACAAGATGTTGCCAAAAGCAAGCATTTAAGATGAGTAAGACTGCAACATTAGTAGTTGGTTTGTCTTCTAATCATTTGAAATctctttaattttgctttctggtATTTCAAGCTCTTATGAGTCATGTTTTGAAGCTTCTCCCTGCAGCCATGACATCTAGAAACATAATTCTATTATAAAGTTGTCTTTTTGAAAAAAGTGCACATGAACTTGAGGAGATGAGACTTTGTTTAGTGTATCAAGGAATTCAATAAAATCGTTATGTTTTGGCACAACTGAAACAACCCTATTTCCCTCCCTCAAGAATCCAGCTGGCCTAATGCTCTGTACAAACTCTGTTTAGCAGTGATACTTGTCTCTCTCGGAGGGGATCAGCACGCCCTCACCATTCCCCCTTCCCCTGGCAGTAGCTCTCCACGTTGGCTCTCCAACTctctggagggtgctgggggaaggaagctgctgtttccagctccctgctccccacGGCACATTGTTCAATCATGTTGTCCATCTTTTACCCAGCAGCCCAGTAGCGACCATGCTTCTtccttttctacagagaaaacgTTAGTAAAAACAGGAAGGCAGCAGTACAGCTTGGCTCCAGAAATACTGTGTGTGTATTCCCTAGCACTGGGCACAAAGAAACAATGAGAAACAATAAttataaaaagagagagagggggagagagagggaggaataagaaaTGTGGGAGTTTAACATGAGAGAGGGAGCTGTGGATCTGGTAGTCACTGAATCATGTAATTCATTTACTGGTGCATGGATGATGAGGCTCAGTGACTGATATCCTGCGTTCTTGGGGAGACTCTGGTTGCATGAGAGTACAGCATGGTAATTCCTGAGAGGATTTACAGAAGGTAAGAAGCATAACTAAAACAAAGGATAAAATAAGCTTGATCAATACAGCCAACAAAAACTCTGTTGGTGCAGTATTTCAATCTTGTGAGTGCTGCATAAAGCTATTGGTCTCTGAGCAGATATTCATGAAGCAGCACACCAGCTTTGGTAGCACTTTCCTTTGGAGGACTGTGAAATGCTGGACAAATATGCATTTAGCACTGCAAGCAGCCTCATTTGGTAAATCGTACTATTTACTTTTTGCAGGCCAAGCAGTTAATTGCCTCACTCAAGGTTAGGGCAGAAGTTCAGTGACAGGACCACAGGAATATCCAGACAGAATCTGGCACAAGTATTTCCAccaagaaaaaaagtgttttgcacCAGGTCCGT
This genomic window contains:
- the SYNGR1 gene encoding synaptogyrin-1 isoform X3 — its product is MDGGAFGAGKAGGAFDPHAFIRQPHTLLRLLSWVFSIVVFGSIVNEGYVNRLDETQEHCIFNRNRNACNYGITVGVLAFLSCLLYLALDAYFPQISSVKDRKKAVLSDIGVSAFWAFLWFVGFCFLTNQWQASKEEDNPMNEGGDAARAAITFSFFSIFTWGFLTFLAFRRLRDITFQEEYNTLFPNSPSLLP
- the SYNGR1 gene encoding synaptogyrin-1 isoform X2, which encodes MDGGAFGAGKAGGAFDPHAFIRQPHTLLRLLSWVFSIVVFGSIVNEGYVNRLDETQEHCIFNRNRNACNYGITVGVLAFLSCLLYLALDAYFPQISSVKDRKKAVLSDIGVSAFWAFLWFVGFCFLTNQWQASKEEDNPMNEGGDAARAAITFSFFSIFTWDYMDPSQDSGMPYAPYTNDEDATDAVGTYQQPPPADAFDTETQGYQTQNY
- the SYNGR1 gene encoding synaptogyrin-1 isoform X1, producing MDGGAFGAGKAGGAFDPHAFIRQPHTLLRLLSWVFSIVVFGSIVNEGYVNRLDETQEHCIFNRNRNACNYGITVGVLAFLSCLLYLALDAYFPQISSVKDRKKAVLSDIGVSAFWAFLWFVGFCFLTNQWQASKEEDNPMNEGGDAARAAITFSFFSIFTWVGQAFLAYQRFRLGADSALFSQDYMDPSQDSGMPYAPYTNDEDATDAVGTYQQPPPADAFDTETQGYQTQNY